A single region of the Mycoplasma mycoides subsp. mycoides SC str. PG1 genome encodes:
- a CDS encoding HU family DNA-binding protein: protein MNPSTQEQIEVPAHKVVKFKLSKSIKEKMNE from the coding sequence ATGAATCCTTCAACACAAGAACAAATCGAAGTTCCTGCACATAAAGTTGTTAAATTTAAATTATCAAAATCTATTAAAGAAAAAATGAATGAATAA
- a CDS encoding IS3-like element IS1296 family transposase (programmed frameshift), protein MSKLNLEKKLKIVKEAKKLNIKKSTYLANKYDISVDTVESLVNRFEAFGIEGLINKEKKPYYSAKLKLKIVLYKLETNHSYDEVAKKFNIIYSSTIAGWVKKYREYGFLGLNNNIGRPKKIMKNPNKKPAKIKKSQVKINNEQQIKELKEQVEYYKLEAEFWKKFPHLVDKRKINKEKTKVVLELLKTHKKVKIPILLKIAKLPKSSFYEWKHKLENTIDKDKELKEMIVDIFSKSFETYGYRRLKMALKSKGYIVNHKKILRLTKELGVQCIKFRTKNGRYSSYKGTVGKIADNVLKRNFHSLQANKLWCTDVTEFKVNGQKLYLSPIIDLYNDEIISYSIQTNPNLNLTNSMLDKALKKVKNTNGLLIHSDQGFHYQHISWAKKLEENNITQSMSRKGNCLDNAIIENFFGLLKQEIYYGEKYNSVEELTKRIHKYIYWYNNIRIKEKLKGLSPVQFRKQSCYNIEKF, encoded by the exons ATGTCTAAATTAAATTTAGAAAAAAAGTTAAAAATTGTTAAAGAAGCTAAAAAACTTAATATTAAAAAGAGTACTTATTTAGCAAATAAATATGATATTTCAGTTGATACTGTAGAAAGTTTAGTTAATAGATTTGAAGCGTTTGGAATAGAAGGGCTAATTAATAAGGAAAAAAAGCCTTATTATAGTGCAAAGCTAAAACTAAAAATTGTATTATATAAACTTGAAACTAATCACTCATATGATGAAGTCGCAAAAAAGTTTAATATTATTTATTCATCAACTATAGCTGGTTGAGTTAAAAAATATAGAGAATATGGATTTTTAGGGTTAAATAATAATATAGGAAGACCTAAGAAAATTATGAAAAACCCTAATAAAAAACCAGCTAAAATAAAGAAATCACAAGTAAAAATCAATAATGAACAACAAATTAAAGAATTAAAAGAACAAGTGGAATACTATAAGTTGGAGGCTGAATTCTGAAAAAAGT TTCCACACCTTGTTGACAAAAGAAAAATCAACAAGGAAAAAACAAAAGTAGTTTTAGAATTGTTAAAAACACATAAAAAAGTTAAGATTCCTATTCTCTTAAAAATAGCTAAATTACCTAAATCGTCTTTTTATGAATGAAAACATAAGTTAGAAAATACAATAGATAAAGATAAAGAATTAAAGGAAATGATTGTTGACATTTTTAGCAAATCATTTGAAACGTATGGGTATAGAAGGCTAAAAATGGCCTTAAAATCAAAAGGATATATTGTAAATCACAAAAAGATTTTAAGGTTAACTAAAGAGCTTGGAGTTCAGTGTATTAAATTTAGAACAAAAAATGGAAGATATAGTTCTTATAAAGGAACTGTTGGAAAAATTGCAGATAATGTTTTAAAAAGAAATTTTCATTCTCTACAAGCAAACAAACTTTGATGCACTGATGTAACAGAGTTTAAAGTTAATGGTCAAAAGTTATATTTATCACCAATTATTGATCTTTACAATGATGAAATTATTTCATATTCAATTCAAACCAATCCTAACTTAAACCTAACAAATTCAATGCTAGACAAAGCACTTAAAAAGGTTAAAAATACAAATGGTTTGTTGATTCATTCTGATCAGGGATTTCATTATCAGCATATTAGTTGAGCTAAAAAACTAGAAGAAAATAACATAACACAAAGTATGTCTAGAAAAGGTAATTGCTTAGATAATGCTATTATAGAAAACTTCTTTGGTTTATTAAAGCAAGAAATTTATTATGGTGAAAAATATAATTCAGTAGAAGAGTTAACTAAAAGAATTCATAAATATATTTATTGATATAACAACATAAGAATAAAAGAAAAATTAAAAGGATTGTCTCCTGTACAATTCAGAAAACAATCCTGTTATAATATTGAAAAATTTTAG
- a CDS encoding APC family permease: protein MKNKSRFFEFLTLFMMSVGTIVGSGIYVKNRDILIETHNPIIAIVLWTTVGISCIAVVYLFLEISSSTKNGTIGSWSRAFFGHKVGSFFANFQTMFYAPVNQAIFTSALLSYFLNIFDIKLYGYQYLLIFLLVGAIIILLTNILNVFSIKGSKAIQIFGTGFKFFPLIIALIAGFILADNFGALQNNGVDVRGIDATKSWTKHDFDPLLFFRGFGGILFAFDGFIYICNSKKRAKHQDVVPVALVSAMAFAAVFYLAMSISLILGSPDGSIEQLLERVFNNGQPLKTQVNQTVKIMVAIISMIICFLGLNAYSYIGMAGLESDVIDGLSYIKSVDDKHRFKKIGLIQGVISYAIFAIFIIVGASSSISLNKQIEVGNATDSASGMLYLIQIMSSTCSCLSFAMMASLIVAALVNRKTNKVEVKKIKGFIPLAIFGLITFIFFSSMGLFTFIVPLGVIRNGHSWWTAQHSQGPLFLLLMVLGLIFVAILWYNQNKRLIGGLCLKNDHMQREKR from the coding sequence ATGAAAAACAAGTCTAGATTTTTTGAATTTCTAACTTTGTTTATGATGTCTGTTGGGACAATTGTTGGATCTGGTATTTATGTTAAAAATAGAGATATTTTAATTGAAACACATAATCCAATAATTGCTATAGTATTATGAACTACAGTTGGAATTTCTTGTATAGCTGTAGTTTATTTATTTTTAGAAATATCTTCTTCAACAAAAAATGGAACTATAGGTTCTTGATCAAGAGCTTTTTTTGGTCATAAAGTTGGTTCTTTTTTTGCTAATTTTCAAACAATGTTTTATGCTCCTGTAAATCAAGCGATTTTTACTTCGGCTTTATTATCTTATTTTTTAAATATTTTTGATATTAAATTATATGGTTATCAGTATTTATTAATTTTTTTATTAGTTGGAGCAATTATTATTTTATTAACTAATATATTGAATGTATTTAGTATTAAAGGATCTAAAGCGATTCAAATTTTTGGAACAGGGTTTAAATTCTTTCCACTAATTATTGCACTTATTGCTGGATTTATTTTAGCTGATAATTTTGGTGCACTACAAAATAATGGAGTTGATGTTAGAGGAATTGATGCAACTAAAAGCTGAACTAAACACGATTTTGATCCATTATTATTTTTTAGAGGTTTTGGTGGAATTTTATTTGCTTTTGATGGGTTTATTTATATTTGTAATTCTAAAAAAAGAGCAAAACATCAAGATGTTGTACCAGTTGCTTTAGTTTCAGCTATGGCATTTGCTGCTGTATTTTATTTAGCAATGTCAATTTCACTAATTTTAGGTTCACCAGATGGATCAATTGAACAATTACTAGAAAGAGTATTTAACAATGGTCAACCATTAAAAACTCAAGTAAATCAAACTGTTAAAATAATGGTTGCAATTATTTCAATGATTATTTGTTTTTTAGGATTAAATGCTTATTCATATATTGGAATGGCTGGATTAGAATCAGATGTTATTGATGGTTTAAGTTATATAAAATCAGTTGATGATAAACACCGTTTTAAAAAGATTGGTTTAATTCAAGGTGTAATTTCTTATGCTATTTTTGCAATTTTTATTATAGTTGGAGCTAGTTCTTCTATTAGTTTAAACAAACAAATTGAAGTAGGAAATGCAACAGATTCAGCTTCTGGTATGTTGTATTTAATTCAAATTATGTCATCAACTTGTTCTTGTTTATCATTTGCAATGATGGCTAGTTTAATAGTAGCTGCTCTTGTTAATAGAAAAACTAATAAAGTAGAAGTTAAAAAAATTAAAGGATTTATCCCTTTAGCAATATTTGGATTAATTACATTTATTTTCTTTTCATCAATGGGATTATTTACTTTTATAGTTCCACTAGGTGTTATTAGAAATGGACATAGTTGATGAACAGCTCAACATTCTCAAGGTCCTTTATTCTTATTATTAATGGTTTTAGGTTTAATTTTTGTAGCCATCCTTTGATATAATCAAAACAAAAGACTTATAGGAGGTCTTTGTTTGAAAAATGATCACATGCAAAGAGAAAAAAGATAA
- a CDS encoding IS3-like element IS1296 family transposase (programmed frameshift), translating to MSKLNLEKKLKIVKEAKKLNIKKSTYLANKYDISVDTVESLVNRFEAFGIEGLINKEKKPYYSAKLKLKIVLYKLETNHSYDEVAKKFNIIYSSTIAGWVKKYREYGFLGLNNNIGRPKKIMKNPNKKPTKIKKSQVKINNEQQIKELKEQVEYYKLETEFWKKFPHLVDKRKINKEKTKVVLELLKTHKKVKIPILLKIAKLPKSSFYEWKHKLENTIDKDKELKEMIVDIFSKSFETYGYRRLKMALKSKGYIVNHKKILRLTKELGVQCIKFRTKNGRYSSYKGTVGKIADNVLKRNFHSLQANKLWCTDVTEFKVNGQKLYLSPIIDLYNDEIISYSIQTNPNLNLTNSMLDKALKKVKNTNGLLIHSDPGFNYQHISWAKKLEENNITQSMSRKGNCLDNAIIENFFGLLKQEIYYGEKYNSVEELTKRIHKYIYWYNNIRIKEKLKGLSPVQFRKQSCYNIEKF from the exons ATGTCTAAATTAAATTTAGAAAAAAAGTTAAAAATTGTTAAAGAAGCTAAAAAACTTAATATTAAAAAGAGTACTTATTTAGCAAATAAATATGATATTTCAGTTGATACTGTAGAAAGTTTAGTTAATAGATTTGAAGCGTTTGGAATAGAAGGGCTAATTAATAAGGAAAAAAAGCCTTATTATAGTGCAAAGCTAAAACTAAAAATTGTATTATATAAACTTGAAACTAATCACTCATATGATGAAGTCGCAAAAAAGTTTAATATTATTTATTCATCAACTATAGCTGGTTGAGTTAAAAAATATAGAGAATATGGATTTTTAGGGTTAAATAATAATATAGGAAGACCTAAGAAAATTATGAAAAACCCTAATAAAAAACCAACTAAAATAAAGAAATCACAAGTAAAAATCAATAATGAACAACAAATTAAAGAATTAAAAGAACAAGTGGAATACTATAAGTTGGAGACTGAATTCTGAAAAAAGT TTCCACACCTTGTTGACAAAAGAAAAATCAACAAGGAAAAAACAAAAGTAGTTTTAGAATTGTTAAAAACACATAAAAAAGTTAAGATTCCTATTCTCTTAAAAATAGCTAAATTACCTAAATCGTCTTTTTATGAATGAAAACATAAGTTAGAAAATACAATAGATAAAGATAAAGAATTAAAGGAAATGATTGTTGACATTTTTAGCAAATCATTTGAAACGTATGGCTATAGAAGGCTAAAAATGGCTTTAAAATCAAAAGGATATATTGTAAATCACAAAAAGATTTTAAGGTTAACTAAAGAGCTTGGAGTTCAGTGTATTAAATTTAGAACAAAAAATGGAAGATATAGTTCTTATAAAGGAACTGTTGGAAAAATTGCAGATAATGTTTTAAAAAGAAATTTTCATTCTTTACAAGCAAACAAACTTTGATGCACTGATGTAACAGAGTTTAAAGTTAATGGTCAAAAGTTATATTTATCACCAATTATTGATCTTTACAATGATGAAATTATTTCATATTCAATTCAAACCAATCCTAACTTAAACCTAACAAATTCAATGCTAGACAAAGCACTTAAAAAGGTTAAAAATACAAATGGTTTGTTGATTCATTCTGATCCGGGATTTAATTATCAGCACATTAGTTGAGCTAAAAAACTAGAAGAAAATAACATAACACAAAGTATGTCTAGAAAAGGTAATTGCTTAGATAATGCTATTATAGAAAACTTCTTTGGTTTATTAAAGCAAGAAATTTATTATGGTGAAAAATATAATTCAGTAGAAGAGTTAACTAAAAGAATTCATAAATATATTTATTGATATAACAACATAAGAATAAAAGAAAAATTAAAAGGATTGTCTCCTGTACAATTCAGAAAACAATCCTGTTATAATATTGAAAAATTTTAG
- a CDS encoding ECF transporter S component — MITCKEKKDNNLELQKDKKIKRVQSLRQYFLLSTNKIALLATLLALQILLTLFSKYVMGALVIFPSAPYLKLEINYWVSTVVLTATNLFWSLIFTIASVWMKLLLGSEPIGLLSLMLVDSSAIIGFATVFYIVKKMFIESNKSEAFAKFEILFVIFASAIATLFGGLVAYISNATFIFDLYKVPKPFGPILAVTFMFTIIKLVVNHAIFCIIYKRVKVLIKKIIRS, encoded by the coding sequence ATGATCACATGCAAAGAGAAAAAAGATAATAATTTAGAACTTCAAAAAGATAAAAAAATCAAAAGAGTTCAATCACTAAGACAATATTTTTTATTATCTACTAATAAAATTGCACTATTAGCAACTCTACTTGCTTTACAAATCTTACTTACTTTATTTTCTAAATATGTAATGGGAGCATTAGTTATATTTCCAAGTGCACCTTATTTAAAATTAGAAATTAACTATTGAGTTTCAACTGTAGTACTAACTGCAACTAATTTATTTTGAAGCTTAATTTTTACAATTGCTTCAGTTTGAATGAAACTATTATTAGGTAGTGAACCTATTGGTTTATTATCATTAATGCTAGTTGATAGTTCAGCAATTATTGGTTTTGCAACAGTGTTTTATATTGTTAAAAAAATGTTTATTGAATCAAATAAAAGTGAAGCCTTTGCAAAATTTGAAATTTTATTTGTTATATTTGCTTCAGCAATAGCTACTTTATTTGGTGGTCTAGTAGCTTATATTTCAAATGCTACATTTATATTTGATTTATATAAAGTACCAAAACCATTTGGTCCAATATTAGCTGTAACATTTATGTTTACAATTATTAAATTAGTAGTTAATCATGCAATCTTTTGTATAATTTATAAAAGAGTAAAAGTATTGATTAAAAAAATAATTAGATCATAA
- a CDS encoding BspA family leucine-rich repeat surface protein, with protein sequence MKKILKLIPYSIITSLSIPLSFTFWKNQETISLFFQDTRKVNPNHEYNEDKTEIKKIGYYKHPNTNKVTIRPIPYYVKKVATELPTEIESLYRAFAYRYSHHDPITGFENWDTKNVKDMSYVFFENHIINTDLSAWKTDNVTNMTGMFKNATKFDNGGKSLSWTTNNVESMESMFDGAESFKQNLMSWNVEKVTKNKNFSRASGIFSDENKKPKWKNLKENDPVIKKEENITPKVIIHPTPTPKPKVTLPLAKIINRTNETKPTLKPNSGQELPKSNITTSKQENKKLSTPAIVGIVVGSQVVLTSLAAGIPYLIKRFKK encoded by the coding sequence ATGAAAAAGATACTGAAATTAATACCTTATTCTATAATTACTAGCTTATCAATCCCTTTATCATTTACTTTTTGAAAGAATCAGGAAACAATATCCTTATTTTTCCAAGACACTAGAAAAGTTAACCCCAATCATGAATATAATGAAGATAAAACAGAAATAAAAAAAATAGGTTATTACAAGCATCCAAATACTAATAAAGTTACTATAAGACCTATTCCATACTATGTTAAAAAAGTTGCTACTGAATTACCAACAGAAATAGAAAGTTTGTACCGTGCATTTGCATATAGATATAGTCATCATGATCCGATTACTGGATTCGAAAATTGAGATACAAAAAATGTAAAAGATATGAGTTATGTGTTTTTTGAAAATCATATTATTAACACAGATTTGTCTGCTTGAAAAACTGATAATGTCACTAATATGACTGGTATGTTTAAAAATGCAACAAAATTTGATAATGGTGGTAAATCCTTGTCTTGAACAACTAACAATGTAGAATCAATGGAATCTATGTTTGATGGTGCAGAAAGTTTTAAACAGAACTTAATGAGTTGAAATGTTGAAAAAGTAACTAAAAATAAGAATTTTTCTAGAGCTAGTGGTATTTTTAGTGATGAAAATAAAAAACCTAAATGAAAAAATTTAAAAGAAAATGATCCTGTTATTAAAAAAGAAGAAAATATAACACCAAAAGTGATAATTCATCCAACCCCTACTCCAAAACCAAAGGTTACTTTGCCTTTAGCTAAAATAATAAATAGAACTAATGAAACTAAACCTACATTAAAACCTAATTCTGGTCAAGAACTTCCAAAATCTAATATAACTACATCAAAACAAGAAAATAAAAAACTATCAACCCCCGCAATTGTTGGTATTGTTGTTGGAAGCCAAGTTGTTTTAACTTCTTTAGCAGCTGGTATACCTTATTTAATTAAAAGATTTAAAAAATAA
- a CDS encoding BspA family leucine-rich repeat surface protein: MLFLKNENHFNINYKMKMEMKTQKTEQPHKYKEGDRTEIVQIGFYKRGNEITIKQIPYYVKKVPDKLPDEIQSLYRAFAHRYKDQNHPTVTGFEKWDTSKIKNMSYVFYDNQLIDADLSEWKTSNVTNMDGMFKNAIKFNNKEKPLKWNTEKVESMESMFDGAESFKQNLKDWKVDKVTKNKNFSRASGIFEHIDKKPSWKITEHNDPIIKKPESTEPKVIIHPSPSRPKQTIPLTKLINPIIKSTPNSNQNLGIPKTNLSTTPQQSKKLSTPAIVGIVVGSQVVLTSLAAGIPYLIKRFKK; encoded by the coding sequence ATATTGTTTTTGAAAAATGAAAATCATTTTAATATAAACTATAAAATGAAAATGGAGATGAAAACACAAAAAACCGAACAGCCTCATAAATATAAAGAAGGAGATAGAACTGAGATAGTTCAAATTGGCTTTTATAAAAGAGGAAATGAGATAACTATAAAACAAATTCCATATTACGTTAAAAAAGTTCCTGATAAGCTTCCTGATGAAATTCAAAGTTTATATCGAGCCTTTGCTCATAGATATAAAGATCAAAACCACCCTACAGTTACTGGATTTGAAAAATGAGATACATCAAAAATAAAGAATATGAGTTATGTATTTTATGATAATCAATTGATAGATGCAGATTTATCAGAATGAAAAACAAGCAATGTTACTAATATGGATGGAATGTTTAAAAATGCTATTAAATTCAATAATAAAGAGAAACCTTTAAAATGAAACACTGAAAAAGTTGAATCAATGGAATCTATGTTTGATGGTGCAGAAAGCTTTAAACAAAATTTAAAAGATTGAAAAGTTGATAAGGTAACTAAAAATAAGAATTTTTCTAGAGCTAGTGGGATTTTTGAACACATCGATAAAAAACCTAGTTGAAAAATTACTGAGCATAACGACCCTATTATTAAAAAACCAGAATCTACTGAACCAAAGGTAATAATTCACCCTTCACCATCAAGACCAAAACAAACTATACCACTAACTAAACTAATAAACCCTATTATAAAATCAACACCAAATTCAAATCAAAATTTAGGGATACCAAAAACTAATTTAAGCACAACACCTCAACAATCTAAAAAACTTTCAACTCCAGCAATTGTTGGTATTGTTGTTGGAAGCCAAGTTGTTTTAACTTCTTTAGCAGCTGGTATACCTTATTTAATTAAAAGATTTAAAAAATAA
- a CDS encoding HAD-IC family P-type ATPase translates to MFKTKKGNLKSLDYKKQDYVIKLSNTNFDNLKNVLDSKIGLNNQSRANNLLKFGSNQIVVKKFSVFKKILETLVEPFNLLLLFIGILELIIYFLFQRDWITLISAFIIFFMIFLASIVDFIQEYKAYKFNLKLTKIIENDVFVVNDQIKDFNNLNYQNIKNNLIKEKQSNLTIGDVVYLSKGDIIPSDCRIIWSENLYLDESTLTGESKAIKKQTTNTKTNFLELENILFKETLIVSGNCLAVVISINKDNYSNSLLGLINDDTVTDYEKGINKVTKILIYLISILVFIITFISLLKSGFSNWASSLVFGLSIAVSLTPEALPAIISSNLKLASKRLSKNKVVIKKLSVLQNIGSVNILATDKTGTLTLDTTNIETYLDINNQKNKLLKQYFFYNAYFQNNLFDTIDKAIIDQFKTNISDIKLIDHLSFDHNFRISSVLINFNNSSLLITKGSLEEILEITSSINVNNQVINLCDNYKNMIIDQVNSYTKKGYKVLVLSYKNSDVIDNKNLIYLGMVVFSDQIRENVKQVIDTFKVYDIDIKVLSGDNLYTCKNVCDQVGINSNTSLIGKQINNLTKEELIKISQSVNIFYKLSPLDKAKIIDSLKSNNVVGFLGDGVNDAVALKKADVGISVNNASSLAKQSADVILLEKDLNALEHAFIIGRKTFSNAIKYIKITVASNFGILLTLLLATILFKFEVMSSIQLLIQNLIFDFANLVFVFDNVDQSSIKKPQKWNIKSIIPFAIFNGLTQVIISFINFMILYFGFNIKGLDAQSIELFQTCYFIECILTHIMIILVLRTDKLSFFKSIASKQMLISMLFFSIIPFVIVFISSSFNSLGFRLMVGNLNNINLSWWFLLLFSLEILAWIISEIIKKNYLKIFKNWL, encoded by the coding sequence ATGTTTAAAACAAAAAAAGGTAATTTGAAATCTTTAGATTATAAAAAACAAGATTATGTAATTAAACTATCTAATACTAATTTTGATAATTTAAAAAATGTTTTAGACTCAAAAATAGGTTTAAATAATCAATCTAGAGCAAATAATCTTTTAAAATTTGGATCTAATCAAATTGTTGTTAAAAAGTTTTCAGTATTTAAAAAAATACTAGAAACTCTAGTAGAACCGTTTAATTTGTTATTGCTATTTATTGGTATTTTAGAATTAATTATTTATTTTTTATTTCAAAGAGATTGAATTACTTTAATATCTGCTTTTATTATCTTTTTTATGATTTTTTTAGCTAGTATTGTTGATTTCATTCAAGAATATAAAGCTTATAAATTTAATTTAAAACTAACTAAAATAATAGAAAATGACGTATTTGTAGTTAATGATCAAATAAAAGATTTTAATAATTTAAACTATCAAAATATTAAAAATAATTTAATAAAAGAAAAGCAATCTAACTTAACAATTGGTGATGTTGTTTATTTATCAAAAGGAGATATTATTCCAAGTGATTGTAGAATTATTTGATCAGAAAATCTTTATTTAGATGAATCTACTTTGACTGGTGAATCTAAAGCAATCAAAAAACAAACCACTAATACTAAGACTAATTTTTTAGAACTAGAAAATATTTTATTTAAAGAAACATTAATAGTTTCAGGTAATTGTTTAGCTGTAGTTATTAGTATTAATAAAGATAATTATTCTAATTCATTATTAGGTTTAATCAATGATGATACAGTTACTGATTATGAAAAAGGAATTAATAAAGTTACTAAAATTTTAATTTATTTAATTTCTATTTTAGTATTTATTATTACTTTTATTTCTTTATTAAAAAGTGGATTTAGTAATTGAGCTTCAAGTTTAGTTTTTGGATTATCTATAGCAGTTTCACTAACTCCTGAAGCTTTACCTGCGATCATTTCTTCTAATTTAAAATTAGCATCAAAAAGATTATCTAAAAATAAAGTTGTCATTAAAAAATTATCAGTATTACAAAACATTGGGTCAGTTAATATTTTAGCAACTGATAAAACTGGAACTTTAACTCTAGATACAACTAATATTGAAACATATTTAGATATTAATAATCAAAAAAATAAGCTTTTAAAGCAATATTTTTTTTATAATGCTTATTTTCAAAATAATTTGTTTGACACTATTGATAAAGCAATCATTGACCAGTTTAAAACAAATATTAGTGATATTAAATTAATTGATCATTTAAGTTTTGATCATAATTTTAGAATTTCATCAGTTTTGATTAATTTTAATAACTCTAGTCTTTTAATTACTAAAGGTAGTTTAGAAGAAATATTAGAAATTACTAGTTCTATTAATGTTAATAATCAAGTTATTAATCTTTGTGATAATTATAAAAATATGATAATTGATCAAGTTAATAGTTATACTAAAAAAGGTTATAAAGTACTAGTTTTAAGTTATAAAAATTCAGATGTTATTGATAATAAAAATTTAATATATTTAGGAATGGTAGTTTTTAGTGATCAAATTAGAGAGAATGTAAAACAAGTAATAGATACTTTTAAAGTTTATGATATTGATATTAAAGTTTTAAGTGGTGATAATTTATATACTTGTAAAAATGTATGTGATCAAGTAGGGATTAATTCAAATACTAGTTTAATTGGAAAACAAATCAATAATTTAACTAAAGAAGAGTTAATAAAAATTAGTCAGTCAGTTAATATTTTTTATAAACTTTCTCCATTAGATAAAGCAAAAATCATAGATAGTTTAAAATCTAATAATGTTGTTGGTTTTCTAGGTGATGGAGTTAATGATGCAGTTGCTTTAAAAAAAGCTGATGTTGGTATTTCAGTAAATAATGCTTCAAGTTTAGCAAAACAATCTGCAGATGTTATTTTATTAGAAAAAGACTTAAACGCTTTAGAGCACGCTTTTATTATTGGAAGAAAAACTTTTAGTAATGCTATTAAATACATTAAAATAACTGTTGCTTCTAATTTTGGAATTTTATTAACTTTATTATTAGCTACAATTTTATTTAAATTTGAAGTAATGTCATCAATTCAATTACTTATTCAAAATTTAATTTTTGATTTTGCTAATTTAGTTTTTGTATTTGATAATGTTGATCAATCATCTATTAAAAAACCTCAAAAGTGAAATATTAAATCAATTATTCCTTTTGCTATATTTAATGGACTAACACAAGTAATTATTAGTTTTATTAACTTTATGATCTTATATTTTGGATTTAATATAAAAGGATTAGATGCTCAGTCAATTGAATTATTTCAAACTTGTTATTTTATTGAGTGTATATTAACTCATATTATGATTATTTTAGTTTTAAGAACTGATAAGCTATCATTTTTTAAATCAATTGCATCAAAACAGATGTTAATTTCAATGTTATTTTTTAGTATTATTCCTTTTGTAATTGTATTTATTAGCAGTAGTTTTAATAGTTTAGGATTTAGATTAATGGTTGGTAATTTAAATAACATTAATTTATCTTGATGATTTTTACTATTATTTAGTTTAGAAATTTTAGCTTGAATAATTAGTGAAATAATTAAAAAAAATTATTTAAAGATTTTTAAAAATTGACTTTAA